GTTGCCCGGCGGCGGACTAACATGTGTACTCGGAAAACCTTGAAACCATTCGAGTTGTCCGGTTCTTTCGGGCCGCTTGGTTTTTTCGGACCGCTCGGTTCTATTAGGGTAGcttgaatctttcaagctactcggttttttcaagtactcAACTCGGCTCGGAAATCGGGTCCCGGTTTGACTCGGCTTGAAAGCCGCTTGAATATTCGGTCTTTCCGACCGATCTAGGTTTGACCCTCCGGCGACGATCCCTACTCCTCTACATTTTGGGGACTCTAGGTAGGGAAAATCTATAGGGCCTCGTACACGCGTTCCCTTAACTTTTCCTGAGTCCCAACATCTGGTTATCGTCAGCTAAAGTGACGACGTTGCCGTTCTGTCCTACAgtggctattctttcttattttgtcGCCGTTCAGctgaattcgaaatattcttacacaatatctgcaatttttgtaatgtaaagaAATCCATACATCCacaaacaaatagaaataaataaatagagatTTAAAGATAATGCTCTTCAAAGTTCAGGCAGTGCTTTATAAACTGTAAAAAGGCTTGTTTGCGTTTCTGTGAACCCTGTAGGTTTGTAAGTaaatatagggtgtcccaaaaatgttgtaacagcttgaaaggggtggttcggaaggtgatttgaaacaactttttccttagcgaaaatgttgtccgaggctttgttaaggagatattaacaaaaaaccccgaccaatcagagcgcgcgtataccgatGTAGCGCCCGcagtagcgaaggctacgcgctaggcgaccgcaCTCATACGCTATCGCgtccgctccaacggtatacgcgcgctctgattggtcggggttttttgttaatatctccttaacaaagcctcggacaacattttcgctaaggaaaaagttgtttcaaatcaccttccgaatcacccctttcaagctgttacaacatttttgggacaccctgtatatgtttattataggATTACAtactgcatttttatttattctcgaCGCGAACGCTTGTGTATGGCGCTCGAATGGCCTGATTTAAATTTGGGCGCCGCGCGGAAAAGGGCATGAGGAAAATGCCACGGTGCGGTGCGCCGACGCGATCGGCGAGAGGGGAAAGGACGGAGACGAGGCCCACGGGCTCATTCAAACCGTCGACGGTGCTTGGAAAAGAGCGTTTTTCCTACGAGCTAGTTCCCTTTTGTGAATCGACACGAGTCTTGGTCGTGTGGCGTTTGCGTTGTCGGATGTATTGGGTTTCGTGCGTGGTTCCGCAAAAGAGAAGCAAGTGTGCTGTCGTGGTGTGCACGGCTCGACGATCTTTTGGAGAATTCAGTCGGCTAACTGCGTGCAGTTTGAGAACGGGGCAGTTCGGCGATCGGGTCAACTAACCCATCTGGCTAGCCGTGCAGGCGTTCTAGGGTCAGAGCGCTTCTTCACCTGGATCACGGCGAACTGCTACGACGTCTACAAGGCGTCATTCGACTACGGCTGCGGTAAAAGTGCTCTCTCGCGTTCgttaaaattagttttaaatgATCATTCAATTGCAGCAACGTTAGATatgttcatatttttgttcattatttttgatCCCTTTGCTCGAAATATATAGAGTCaagattgttttatttgatcaGGGACCAGGCTTTTTCCTAGCCTTTGACTGGGGGTTTTTACTGCCGGTGCCCTTTAGAGTAGAGTTTCTCaatcaaattgaaataaatattaatcactTCCATTCTTTTCAATATGCTGTATTCATTCACTCCGGCAATGCCCACTCCACCTCATTCCCCACATACTTTACAGGATTTCCAGGAGGACGAGATCCAACAGGCCATTTCAATTGagtgcatacattttttgtaaaaagttcATGAAGATACCATTttggattatttaaatttactgtAACCTGTTTCTGTTTACAAATATGTCCACTGTATCCGATATAAATCAGCTTGACAgtttatattgttatttaatatcatCTATTTTCCTTCAAAAGATTTTTCTGTTGGTGTGCCATTTTTGATCACGTTCAACATAATTGTTTACTACGATGACAAAGCTACTATAAAAATCCCCGAAAACAACAGACGATGTCCatactttcatatttctaaGGTAAGTATCatagaataaatgaaaattgtgtcGTCTattaagcaaaataaaaaaaaaaattcactataaaaattatataaatgatcTTATGTTTCTGCTATAACATGTATTATATTCCTACATACGCAACatcaagaaaatgtaaattcacAATAGAATTATTGCCGTACACCTCACCTGTACACCATGATTATTTTAGAAACCTCTATCACACTTCATCCCTGATAGAAGCGTAAACTTTTCACGTTTTGAAACAAAGGAAGTTGGACTTACACCACTTTAATGACGAACGTTTTATATCCACTGTGCTCGTCTTAGGTGTAACAATTCACTTCGCTGTTGTAAATTTGACTCGTCCTAATAGCGATCCTCGAGTGAGAAATATGTTAAAGTAACGCGaccgtataataaatttccagTGCGCGGAAAAAGGGCCGCGATATCGTAGGGACCTGACGTAATGTTTCCTTTTTGCAATTTCCTAATCAGTGCGGTTTCATTTACTTCCCAGTGGAAAGTGATTATTCCTCGAGATAAATTGTTATTACAGGCTCATGCATGAGGCGCATGGAGCTCCAGAGAGGAAAGGGAAGAAGTTCTATGGCGTTCACGTTTTCCTGGATGGCAAAATCCTTGTAATGACCGGAAGTCTTATCGTTCGCTGCGAACGCGCGGTTGAGTAAAATCGGATGGTCGAGCAGATATAGTCCAGCGCCAGATGCTATCTGGACACCTGGTAGGTGCAGAGCTTGCCGACGTTCTAATATCTATTATGTAGCCAACCGATGAACGAGTCGATAATTTACGGTTAAGCTTGAATTGTATCCCACAGCGTACCGACGAcatcgaatttttaacgaattttgaatttacttGAGCAAACATAATCAATgacgatattaaatttaatggaaGTGTGCATATTCGTGTCTATACATAGGTATAATTGAGATCATGTATTTGAAATCATGTAATTGAGAATATGATTTTCATATAAGTAATTGTTTAAACACTAGAAacataacaataattaacacccaaaattaataagtaccaatatttcatattttatacatcaCTATcaagtttcttaattattccCATGAACAAAAAGCAAATATGCACTTCAGTTAATGTTGAATTTGttcttcattaataaattcccagtaacgaaacattatttatattaatagttaatataattcttgAAGAAAACTTAGCAATTTTTACCGAAATGTCGAGAGAGGGAAATTCTTGCCCAAATATGCATTCAGCAGAATTTTCATCCTTGTATTCTAAGAATGAAGAACTATTTATTCTTGACctatgttaatttaatttcacccAGGTCATCCGTATAAAATTCGTCTTTTTTCCGTCGCGGAAAGAATGTATAGCAGCTTCCACGACCGCAAATTTTCTGGGCATTTTTTTCGGTTAATTTTCGCTActtatttaattcttaaaCAGTTACACGAAGATTAAATTAACTTACCGTGGTGAAACATCACGGACTTCTGTTTTATGCAGTATTTATTGCTGGCAATTACCATCAGTGTTTACTACGACCGGGGGGCTACTTAAGAATTAATGCCTCCTCGAGAAGGATAGAGAAATTAGAGTGCACAATTCAGTCACTAATTTACCTAGAAGTCGGAAATTTTCAACTCGGTCGTAGAATCACTGCATGCTTCTTCGTTACCTTGTCGATCACACACACCAAGCATGAAAGAATTATTGTTAAACTGCagagattttatgcatttataatacaaaagaatATGACAGTATATATTAAACATAGCCAAAAGGTATATGCACTTACATAAAACGAAATGTTAATGATATTACAtcaagtaattaatttcagtgaTTAAACTTcattacgaaattattttgagaaacaAAACGTCGAATActcttcttttaaaattaacaaatatttctcatCAAATATGACAAATATATGTAGTTTCGTTGCTGTGAAAAttccaacaattaaaaatgcatAATTTAGCAGATGTACCAGTAGCTCCTAACACAGCAaggaataattcaatattttttcttttttaattaccgtACTCATTAGCATACTGATTGAGAATTTAACTTTTactatataacaaaatttaataattccgaACCACGTCGGAGTGGTTCAATGGTTCGAATAAAGTGTCCTAATTAGTGATTCACGGTTATTCCAGCTCCTCCGTCGTGTTAGATTAGACAATCTTATTTATGAGGGACACGAATTCCTGGAGAACCAGGGGCGCCTCGGAACCCCGCTGAATCGTGTCGTGCTATATTGCAAAGCCAGGTTAGGGGCTATGAAACGAAGGACAGCAGTTGTACATCGACGATCCCAGCCACCGAATTCGGTCTGAAACGACACAGCCGCAGTTGAAACTTTGTCGTAGACCCAACGAGACTTCGGCCtcgatggaaaagaaaaaactccGACTAAAAGAATGCTCTTTAGCTTCAACTATTTGATCATGGGTGAAAAATAGCGATACTTTAAAACTAAAGCAATCGTTGCAGTATGGTACATcacaatgtaattattatctGAAGTATTTCAGCTAGATTTCAACCATtgtgaaagaaaatgatttgtttaaagaaagtAAGGATGACTTTAAAGTAcacttatatatataaatatttctgaaacgtgagcgatatttataattccaGACACGGAGTAAGAAACATGTTTTATTTGGATATCATTGAGattattcaaaagaattttaattacatactttAGCAACTTTTATAAGTGGCACTGACAGTGATGTTGATTTAAAAGGATTCCTTGCAAAAATGTCTGAAATCGGAAAAAGGACAAGCTTTTGCAAGCGTATAACATTGTTCAGGGAATGATCTATcgttatataatattctaaataatagattatttttaaatacatgcTTAAAATATGGGAGGAATGAATACAATTCATTATTCTAATCAACAAACATTTACTATTTATCATTATAATAGTTTTTGTATCATTATAAATCTTctctaataaatatatttgattaagTATTgatgaaacataaatttaaatatggtAAGTAAGAGCACCAATAAACtttcgtataaatatttgtttatgaaaTCTTAATGAACTTTGGAAAACaagtattattgttgatactctatatatttttgcattctcgtagatttttctgtattttcatttcctaCAAATGCATGAACACCCACggtctattaataaattttactaaatacaCATCCGTATtagaattttccaataaaaggttttatagtaataattaaccctttcagcttgaattatttttttcacgtactaatgtaatttaatttttagggctAAcctggactaaaattagtatggaaaaaattctaacagtgaatttttcgaggaaaactggtctttcgtCATGTAAGTTTTAAATTGTgcgtcctcaattgtggacgccaggtctgaaggGATTAACAGTGTACATCgattattcattgaaggtgGCAAGTgtccatatatttatttatatactatgTTATCAGCAGAGTGGTCACTTCGTGCAATTGCGCTGACACATATCCTCTATCTCTTAAATACGGTTTCACGCAGCGACATCGTAAGAGAGGAGGAAGCCCGTGACGTCATTCACAGTTAGAGAAGTGATCATGAGCGAGCAAAACATTTCGCTTCGAACTTAGTAGAAACTGGCGACACTTCGGAGTAGTTGCACCTTCAATGCAGTTACCGCGCAAATTAAGCAGGGAGCTTCGAAAACCTCATGCCTTGAAGGTTCAGGTCTATTGCTTGCAGACCACCGTGTAACCTGGGACTCTTGGACAGCTGCACTCAGCACATGCGGGGGCTCTGTCGATGGGACATCTATTGTTTCGCAGGATGACTTCCAGGAATCCTAGAACAAGACTTCATTAGTAGCACTGCCGCACTGGCACACACGTACTGTCGATTACATCCCTGAAATGAGGAAGTAGATGTACCACCACTATTTAACAAGGGACCAATCGGAAAAAGGTGATTGTTAGGGGAAATGCACCATAGGGTGAAAATAAGGCATTCGGGAAGAACCAGACTGTCATGGAATATAGTCAGACGCTATTGTGTGCACAAGTACCTCACGTGCGGTTAAATATCGCATGGTTAACGCACTAACAATTCTAGTAATCAAAAATGAGGATCACTCACATGCCTTGGAAAGCCATCAACCTCTTGACTCGAGACTGTAACATACTGTCATAGAATATAGTCAGATTCTATTGAATGCACAacaattcgaataataaaaaatgactaTCAATCACACATCCTAAAAAGCcataaatttcaacaattgaTAATTGTTTTGACTCTTAAATACCAGTGGGAGTAAacctattaaatattaatttataattcagaAGGATTCATATAGACCGTGAtctatcaattttcaaataacttcaatataattattttttgagaaataacAACAAATACTGTAGACCAGTGTTTCTTAACCATTCTGGGCCAACGCCCACTTTGTCAGGTAAAATTGACAATAATCCCTACAATAATGTAGGTAAATAGATATTAGTAATACATAAACAACGAAACTGTAGTCGAacaaatgtaacattatatattattcttaattttaaataaacatacatgAAAGAATAAgacttgaaatttaaattcaaattcgaatTCAATGTTATAGTAAGTCTAGTGAGGAAAAATGAGATTTTTCAGTAAAATCACtgtcattttaataaaaatccttTATCCATTcggcaaatttaaaaattacaaaatgtatgaaaagTACAAATTCGTAAAATTCGCTGCTGAATGGCTACAGCGAATAAGAATCACTGGTCTAGCTGTCCAACAGCTTTATTCCGCGTTTAATCTTGCTGGCACGCGTTCTCTGTCCTCTGGGGTAGTTTATGACGTCACTCACAGTTGACTATGAACGGCCAAAGCATTTGGCGCCGAAGTTGCAACGAACATCCCCATACTCTCCGATTTTGGTGAAACTTTGCGGAGTTGCAGACCAGCCAAATATGAGAGAAATGGTATTCTTTAGCCGCTGCAATTCAAGTTTAAGGGGTGAAACTATCGTCCGAAGTTTCATCTTCTAATGCTACACTGAGATCTATTCGAGATACGCGTAggtatttaaacaaatttatattctttttttcgacgtaatttattaagaaatcaCTTTTCTT
The sequence above is drawn from the Hylaeus volcanicus isolate JK05 chromosome 2, UHH_iyHylVolc1.0_haploid, whole genome shotgun sequence genome and encodes:
- the LOC128872666 gene encoding uncharacterized protein LOC128872666, which codes for MMAKTRGLIAKFFRLICFIILTLWVPTSDISLLGTYVTVSSQEVDGFPRHDSWKSSCETIDVPSTEPPHVLSAAVQESQVTRWSASNRPEPSRHEVFEAPCLICAVTALKVQLLRSVASFY